The Vicia villosa cultivar HV-30 ecotype Madison, WI unplaced genomic scaffold, Vvil1.0 ctg.001657F_1_1, whole genome shotgun sequence genome has a window encoding:
- the LOC131636176 gene encoding cytochrome b6-like translates to MEKNEIVAVYASKIEGLVHTIKSYGEVMANNMVIEKLVEAWFPPHVNIFYCLGGITLTCFLVQVATGFAMTFYYRPTVTEAFVSVQYIMTEANFGWLIRSVHRWSASMMVLMMILQVFHVYLTDGFKKPRELTWVTGVVLGVLTASFGV, encoded by the exons ATGGAAAAGAATGAAATAGTTGCAGTTTATGCCTCAAAAATTGAAGGCCTAGTACACACTATAAAGAGTTATGGTGAAGTGATGGCTAACAATATGGTGATTGAAAAG TTAGTCGAAGCATGGTTCCCTCCTCATGtcaatatattttattgtttagGAGGAATTACACTTACTTGTTTTTTAGTCCAAGTAGCGACGGGTTTTGCTATGACTTTTTATTATCGTCCAACCGTTACGGAGGCTTTTGTTTCTGTTCAATAta taatGACTGAGGCTAACTTTGGTTGGTTAATCCGATCAGTTCATCGATGGTCAGCAAGTATGATGGTCTTAATGATGATCTTGCAGGTATTTCACGTGTATCTCACTGATGGTTTTAAAAAACCTCGCGAATTGACTTGGGTTACAGGTGTAGTTTTGGGTGTATTGACTGCATCCTTTGGTGTCTAG